The DNA region TCTTCCAATTAAAGAAGGACATTGCCAGTgctcaacaagaagggaaagcatttgttcaacaccttgggGGCCTCAAAGCcatgtggaatgagttggaTGTATATCTCCCTTATACCACAAATCCTACCATTCTCCTAAAACGAGCTGAGGAAGACAAAATTTATCAGCTGTTAGGGAGTTTGAGCTCTGAGTACGAGGACCTAAGGAGTCACATCTTGATGAGTCAAGACCTGCCTACCTTCAACAATGTTTGTGCAACTATCCAACGAGAAGAAGCAAGGAAGAAGGTTATGAATGTTGATCACAACCCTAGATTAACGGAAACTTAGGCATATGCATCAAATTACAAGAACTCAGAAGCCAAGGTATACAAGGGAAGAAACACACATCTAAAATGCAAATATTGCAATGGTGTTGGTCATGTGGAAGACAAGTGTTGGGAACTTCATCCTGAACTCAAGCCTAAGTTCAGCAAAGATGGAAAGATGATACCAAGGTCCTCACAACAATTTCAACCTCATTTCAAGGCACAACTTGCTAATGTTCACGCTCCTACTATTTCACAAGGATCCATGGAGTTCACTGCCAATCCATTGTCATTGATCAATGAATTTGCAGCTTACCTACAAAGTAAGGGGCACGGAGGAGGCTCACATGGTCAAGGCAATGAAGAGGGTAGTCACACAGCTATGTTGGGACAATTTGCCGGCTTTCTTGCTGGAAATGAGAAAGTTCCAAAGGGAGAAGCATCAGGTATACTCAAAGCCTTTACTACTGCCCTATTAACCAGTACTGAAACTGAttgttggataattgattcaggcgccacagatcatatgacaaacaaagttacaaatttacatcatttgaaaaaaaattcaagcccCTCACATGTGtctgttgcaaatggaaaaaatgtCTTAGTTTTGGGAAAAGGAGAAATAAACTTACTCTCTAAAAAAACATCTTCCACTGCCCTCTATGTACCAACCTTTCCTTTCCAACTTTTGTCAATTGGAAGAATCACCAACACCCTAAACTACCGTGCTATTTTCTCACCAAATAATGTGATGTTTCAGGATGTTCTCACCATGAAGATGATTGGTGAAGGGGTCTTCATAAATGGACTTTACTACCTGTGCAAGAATGCATGTTTCAATCAGGCTCTTCAAGCTCAATCGAAGTCCATAGATGAAAACCAACTTTGGCATAGGAGATTAGCTCACCCCTCTGAAGTTGTCTTGTCTAAActgtttccaaatttttgtaacCCCTATCCTACTTGTGGTACTTGTCAATTTTCTAAGTTTACTAGGCTACCTTTTGGTAATTCAATGTCTAGGACAAGTAAACCTTTTGAAATGGTACACACCGATGTATGGGGACCTGCAACTGAATCAATGGAAGGGTTTAAATACTTTGTtctatttgttgatgatttctctCGAACAAGTTTTCTATATCTTATGAAATCAAAAAGTGAAGTCCCTACCATTTTCAAAGACTTTCACATGCAagttaaaacataatttcaatCAAACATTAAGGTTTTAAGGTCAGATAATGGCACTGAATTTCTATCTAACAATAtgcttcaatacataagttctCAGGGTATCATACATCAAACCAGCTGTGTGGGGactccccaacaaaatggagtagccGAGAGGAAAAATAGAGCTCTCTTGGAGAAGACCCGTGCTCTCATGATTCACATGCACGttccaaagaaattttggtcGTTTGCCATCCTTACTGCCACTTATCTCATCAATCGACTTCCAAGTCGTGTGCTAGGGTTTAAATCTCCCTATGAAGTTCTCAAGGGGAGGAAAATAGATTTGACACATCTCAAGGTGTTTggttatgtttgtttttttcacaTCCAAACCTTGAACCGTGACAAACTAGATGCCAGGGCAACCAAGTGTGTGTTTATGGGATACTCGACCACCCAAAAGGGATACAAGTGATTCAATCCAGTCATTAAGAAATGCACAGTTTCAAGAGATGTGAAGTTCGAAGAAGACTGTCCCTATTTTACAAGTCATGGGGAAGATTTAGTTGACATGTTCCCACTCCCTAAAAACTTTAATCATCTGATGTTGGAAAAGAGATCAGTCATTGTGAGTCCAGATTGTGAAGAAGTTCAAACTGACTAAATTACTGCCAGTGAGAGTGAAGACGAGCCCTACTCTGATCATTCTCCGCCCTCTACAGAGTCTCAGGTGATTAAAAGAAATCCTCCTCGAATAAAAAAACCTCCAGTTAGGTTGCAGGACTATGTTACATATGCCTCACGACATCCAATCAATGAATGTATCAGCTTTAGTAAGTTTTCAACATCTCATGCTACATTTCTTAGTGAAATTGATAAGCACTATGAACCAAGAAGCTTTCAAGAAGCTTATCTTCTCCCACAATGGAACCAAGCCATGACAAAAGAGATTCGTGCACTGGAAGATAATTGCACCTGAAGCCTAGTTCAACTATCACCAGGAAAAAAGGCTGTTGGAAGTCGTTGGATTTACAAGACTAAATTCAAAGCTGATGGATCTATCGAGAGACATAAGGCTAGACTTGTTGCTCGAGGTTTCACCCAAACCTTTGGAGTAGATTATAAGGAAACATTTGCACCGGTGGCCAAGATGAACCCAGTCAGGGTTTTACTTTTAGTTGCAATCAATTGTGGGCGTTCACTCTACCAAATGGACATGAAGAATACTTTCCTTCACGGCGAGTTGCAAGAAGAAGTGTATATGCAACCTCCTCCAGGCTATGATGCTATCAAAGGCAACATGGTTTGCAAATTGCACAAGGCAAtatacggattgaaacaatcaccaagagcttggtatgccaagctCAGTTCTGTTCTGGAAAAGGTTGGATTCGTGCGAAGTAATGCTGATTCTTCGTTATTTGTAAGAACTGGCACCAGGGGGAAGTTGGTGGTCCTCATCTACGTTGATGATCTTATCATCAGTAGAGATAGTACCGTGGAGATTGAGGCACTAAAACTCTCACTACATCAAGTTTTCGCTATCAAAGATTTTGGGAGGTTAAAGTATTTTTTAGGGATTGAAATGGCAATATCTTCAAAATGACTGTTTCTACATCAACGAAAATATGTATTTGACCTCCTTCAAGAAGCAAAAATGCTTGACTGCAAGCCTGCTATCACTCCCGTTGATTATAAACTGAAGCTCATCATAGATGGAGAAGCCATGCATGATGTAAGCTACTATCAACGATTAGTAGGTAAGCTCATATACCTCACTGTCACTCGTCCAGATATCAAATATGCAGTGAGCTTGGCtagtcagttcatgcactctcccACTGTTGATCACCTTAACATTGTTAAGAGAATCCTTCGTTATCTTAAGGGTTCAATAGGGCAAGGAATTACAATGCGTAACAATTAGTCCACTGTCATTAGTGGCTACACAGATGCAGACTGGGTAGGTAATGCAATTGATAGGAAATCAATCACAGGCTATTGTACATTTGTTGGTGGAAACCTTGTCACATGGAAGAGTAAGAAGCAATAGGTAATTGCTCGTTCCAACGCAGAGGCTGAGTATCGAGCCATGACAGCCACTGCTTGTGAACTCATTTGGCTTAAAGGGCTTCTTTCAAACTTAGGGTTTCCTAGTTCTACTCCTATGTCGTTTATGTGTGATAATCAGGCAGCCATGCACATTGCTGCCAATCCTGTGTTCCATGAAAGAACAAACATATTGAAGTGGATTGTCATTTCATCAGAGCTCAAGTTCAAACTCAAATCATCCGAACCATGTTCACACGAAGCCATGATCAACTGGCAGATCTCTTTACAAAGGCACCGGCATCAGCACAGTTTCATCGGTTATTGGGCAAGCTTGGCTCAGTGAACCTcctcgatccagcttgagggggagtgttgagagTAATGAGTATGTTTTCCTTGATTTAAGGGAAATGATTTAAGGCTTAGGCTAGGCTAGGTAGTATAATTAGTAATGAGTATAAGGCtagtttgcttttgcttttcttagTCTTTATCGActactttctttcttctcttttctgtcAGCTGTTTttcagctttctttcttttctctttctttctaccTCCTTCCTCATATATACCCGAACCATTGTACATTGAACCTATGAAAAATATATCACAAATTAAAGCTATAATTTCTATACCATGGCAACTGATGGGTTAtgaatcttttttattttggactTGCATCCAAAATAGAAATCATATGCATGATAAGTTGTAGAGAATGGGTGGGTTGAAATGGCCCTGAGAGCCACAATTAGCTCTTTCTACTCTCTGAGCAAAATTGTCTTCTCAAAACAAAATGATGCTCTCACTGAAGAACACACTCTCTGCCTTTGAATTttccacaaaacaaaagctttttGCTTTTCTCCCCAAAACAAGAAAAGACATAATGATGTTGTCCCCTATTATTTGCTCTTTTTCTATTTGGCCGAAAGTAGCTTTGGCCTTTTAGCCACTAATTCAACATCATCGTCTTTCTTGTGGACAAGGGAGGAAATCACAGGGCCAACGAGCAGCCATGGctagaaaacaagaatggtGGAGGCGGTCCTAGGAGGAAGATGGGGATGTTCATGGAATTGGGCATGAAGAATTGAAAAATGACGAGATAAAGAGCTGATCGGTGGTGACAGTTTCTGAGCAGATCGGTAGTGATAGTTTCTGGAATGATGACCAGAATCAAGTCTGGTTGTTGCCAGGGTAGGTGGTTGGATGGGTTTATGtgtttgtataatttttttcaagtatGTAAATTTTGTATTTGAAGGTAAAATGGTAAGTTTATGGGACAAAACTATGAACCCCAAATTTGAGCATCAACCACATGTCCCTTGCCCAAGTTGACAAAAGTACCTGTCAAGCCCATTATCGGTGTTATCTCTAAAAACTCCTTCCGCACGTATATTTCCTTCGGCATTGATTCGTGAACTATCACTTTAAGTACCCCATTTAAATTATAAAGATCTAGAGGGCGTTAAATAGGAGCATATTATTATTTTAcgattttaattttcaatatattttttttgaaaatatattttttttgaaaaaaaaaaaaaaacaagcgaCATCCCgcttttaacaaaaatgaagaagaaagggTCTCCTAGCCGGATAGAAGGTTGTTTTTCTTGGAAGCGTTACAGATCgataagaaattttttattatggtAGGAACATGAGTGATACACCACGTATTCTTATATAAGTGatgaaaaaatttaattttttaagttattaactttttaacacacatatatcatcatttgtataatgacacgtgatgtaccatcctgtgtaccggtcacactgaaaaatctctcaataTCGCTCCTTTCCATGGGGTTTGAATTAATACAGAAGAAGCCGATAGGGTACATAACGGCAGCATTACAAGTTCTACACAATTCTACCATTCGCGATCAGTTATTGGCAAATGTTATAAGTACAAAATGATAAATTTCTTTTCCAAAAAGATGGAGAGAGTTAACTTATACAATAATATGCTCAAAACTCAAACTCAAGTTATTCATCCATCCCTGAACTAATTTCTTCATCCCTTGTTATCCACATATATTGTCTTACAATATACCTGAGGAAGTGCAGCATATCCAGGAGACCTACACACAAGAGGGCGTAGTTTGTTAGGCTCTGGTACGCTGCATTCTATGCAGTGCAACATATCCAAATCATATGTATCAAGCACACTCTCACAAGCAACCTAGGAACAAACTAATATACAATGGAAACATATAACCACTCGACCAATACAAATGTAAACGTTAACTTAGGATAAAGGTGTCATTACAATACACGAGACTTTTCATACATCGAtgctgcagcagcagcagctcgGAGCCTGGCTTCATGTTGGCTCACACTATCACCAGCAACTCCACCACCCTGAGCCGTTGTGCCTGTCCCTGTTCCCaattaaaatcatcaattaATGTAAAATTAGGATTGACAAACACAATATTTGGCCAGAATAATCACTCTGTTAACAATAGAATCGTTATATACAGCAAAGAACCTATAAACTTTCTCTACAACGCCTATTATATTCCCTGATTGTAAGGGATTATACGCGCCTATTATATTCAAACATTTGCATCATACGCGCCTATTATATTCCCTGATTGTAAGGGATTATGATTTCTTTCCAACAGTTAACTCACCACAATTTTATACTGAACAAAAGATCAGAGTCCCATATGATCAAAATAGATTATatgaatgaaaaacaaagagcGACCCTGAAGCATGAAATCCAACTGGCATTTTATAGGTGCCTTCATTTTTCATTTCCTTGTATAATAATCTTTCATGCATGAAGGAAATTAAGGAAATGTATTTTTAAAAACCACAATGTtctgaaattaaaaaacaaCAGAGTGCCTTTCCATTAATAGCCAAATATCAGAGCTTACGTTGTCACGCAGAAATTAAAAGACACGGCAACAATTGCAATGCTCAGAAGTTTACCCTGTTGATGAGCATCTGAccatggagagatttttcaatgtgattagAACACGGGATAGTACATCATGTGTTACTATGCCAATAGTAGAATATATGTGCTAaaacgttaataacttaaaaagtaCAATTTCCCACAACTTACATAAAAGTACATGGTGTATCATCCATATTTCCGTCACAATGaaaaagagtaatgttattcatactatgtttttgtatcacattttcataccaccttaggtgacatttgatgtggacagccatatcatttgaattaattacatttttaaattttgttcattatttaataaactaataattaagaaaaactagttaattaaatgataattGTGGTATACGAGAAGTATTTCTGATTCATTTCCTtgtgttttgcaaatttttcaattgGTGTGGCTATCCACGTCAGAtgtcacctaaggtggtatagaaatgtaatataaaaacataatatgaataacattactcaatgaaaaatttctcctaacCTTGAACCCCTATGTACATGTCCCACTATCAGGAGGTACTACAAGTAGGAAGAGGATTCTCTCCGAATCCACTTTGTAGGAATTTTAAGGATCCCAACATCCTAGCCATTTATCATAAATCGTGgggtcaattttcgtcaaatactatttatatttaattttaaattaaaaaatcaaataaatttttaCGCACGATATATGATAACCGGCTGAAATGTGATGATCCTTAAAATTTCCGCACAGTGAATTCGGATGGATCTAATTCCCTGCAAGTAGGGCAGGTATGCTGTCGCTCTAACCATGATCGAAGGCAAGGCACATGAAAAAGGTATCCAAATAATAGTTTCTTGGCTATTGTCGTCTCTTCACGACAAATGATACAAGTTGCATCACTTTCTTCCCAATTGGCTAATTGTTTCATAGAGCTCACGTGTCAAGTGCAGTGGCACGCCATGGTACCTGGGATGGGACAAAACTTCACGTCAATCAACATTGAATAACCTCGGCTTATGCAAAAACCAACAAGAAAAAATGCGACGCATGCTTAAAACTAAATCAGTAGGACTTCGGCCCAACTATTGTATCATATTCCAACATTTCATGTCCACAGCTTCTCCGCCGCATGGGTGTTGCAATCAACACAGATTGAGCCCAACATATTTGTTCGATATTTATTAGCAATTAAAATGAAAATCGAGGTTTGCGTACAAGAATAtccttaaaatataaattatttgtAAAATTATTAAAGAGATGGGTCAAATGCCCACTTTTCAACAATACCGATATTGTCGTATTAACTTGGTAAACATGCACAATCCGTCATGCTTGGGTTTATCACCAAATGTCTCGTATTAGTTTGAGTGAAATTAAggtatttaaactcttattttctcaTAGATACAGTCGATGTATGACATTTCTATATCATTTTGGGAGGCGACTGTTCAATGTAAAAGGTGTGTGGCTTCAACGTTTCTCATAACTCCTAAAAAATTCCTTCTTATCTTGCGTAAGTAATGGACAAGGAAGGAAGATTCTTCATGTTCCCATATAGTTAGAAGAGGTTCGGGAGAGTTCCTCCTTAATCTATAAATATGTGTGTATCCTTTGTAAGAATTCATACTTGAATGGAAATCAGCTCTTTGTATTAACTTCTTTTGTTAATCCTTGTTTGAGTCATCTTTGCAGCGATGCGCTTACTATGATCACCTGTGCTTTCAAATATATGTTGGGGTAAAATTCCTTAACCTCCTTTGTTTaacaattgaaaaaattaacatCAATTTCTTTGATGAGATAATAACGAGTCTATATGTATATACGTTAGAGAACTCAAATGCTGCAGTGGGAGATACGGCGATTGGACAATATTATGatgacatttcaaaaataaaccagGGATAGAGTTATTATCATAGAAAAACTAGTAGACGTTGCATCAGACACATAAAAAAATTTCCAGTATAGGGGTTCAGGGAAGAAACATCTAATAGCCAATGTACGTACCATATATAGTCCCACTTATTTGTAGTCAATACAAGAAGCTTCTTAGCATTGACTGGGTCCATGTTGAAATTTCCTCATAAAAagatattaaaatttgaaataaataatCACGATTGATTAAATTTCTGCAACTTCATTGATTTGGACTAGTCATTTGAATATTAATACAAGTTGGCCCTGGTGATTGAAAACTATATGATTCTGGACCAGTATCGACCTGGTCTGGCACTTGAACAAGACATTTCAAGACAATAAGTTGCATAAATTTAATCAATCGAGattattaatttcaaattttaatatctTTTTATGAGGAAATTTCAACATGACCCTAGTCAATGCTAAGAAGCTTCTTGTATTGACTACAAATAAGTGGGGCTATACATATGGTACGCACATTTTGGAACATAGTTCTATATAAAAATTGTTAGCACGGAGGCATTCCTTGCGGCGGAGGTAAAATTTGCGCTCCTAGGTCCTTTCCATTTTTCACTATGAACGTCATGACTAGGCCCCATGACATATGTCGATCAGTATGACAGTGCATAAACCAAACTCCTACACACAAGGACAACACAAGAACAATTTATCATATGATCTAATTATCATTCATTAATATAACTAATTAAGGGCGGTTAATTACTAGAGATGATGAACATCTTCATTAATTACGTACCAGGATTGTCTGCTTTGAATCTAATGGTAGTCCAACCATTTTTAGGGACAGCGATGGTGTTCTGAAGAGGAGGATCGACAAGATTATACGTCAAagggtccttttccttgtcaaaATTCCCAAACCCCCATCCCACAACGTAGAAACTGAATCCATGGAGATGCATCGGATGGTCATCTCCATCCACTATATTTGTCCCCTGAAACACAATCTCAACCATTGAGTTGTACTCCAGTATCTTCACCTCTGTCGATCGTTTCGCCGGGAGTAGGTACAACGGCAAGTGCTGAGCTGTAAAATTAAATAGCAAGGGCGGGAAATTTGGAAAGCGAGTTCCATATACCCCATTGACATGGTAATAGTAAGCTTGCAATATGTCAATGGTGGGGTTGACAAAGCTAATGTTGTTGACACTGGCGGCAATACGAGTCCCGTTTGGCGCAGCACATGAATTATTCGGGCAGGGTAGTAAGTTGACGGAGAGTGTAAAGAGCAAATGAGTTGTTATCTTGTGCGGCACGTCAATGGGGTGGTTTTTATCAGCCAAGCTTTTGAGTTTACCGGTAAAGTGAACCGATGCGTTGGTGTCGTTACGGGAAGGAATATTAGGCAAAGAAGTAGGAGATGAATTAGAATTTCCTTGGTATAGGAGTATGGCCGTGGTGGTTGTGTTGTCGTAGGGAACCCCAGCCCCGGCACTATAGGCTTTAGCAGCAATGTAGTAGTTGTTGGGAATTTGGTCCGCATTTAACAAGAGGTCAATGGTTTGGCCGGGAGATATGGTCACATAATCTGTTGAAAATGGCTTGGTGTAGCTAGCATCTGAGCCTACAACCGTGACTTTGTGATTGGCAATGGCAAAAAACATCATCTCTTGCACTACGGAGTTGATTAGTCTGAGCAGGTAGGTTTCGCCGGAAACAACTTTGAGCTTAAATGTGTCTGGTTTTGAGCAAGGATAGAGATCGCCTGGTTGACCATTGATGAGGAAAGCAGTTGAAGTATTTGCGTCCCCTCCGCTTTGAATCATTTCACTGTACAGTTGACCGATATCTTCCTTCCACCACTCTCCTACAATTTTCGAATCAACAATTTGCACAAAAATTAGGACCGTAATTTGGAAATGTTTATATAGAGATCACTATGCTCATAATGTCAGAAATCTTTTCATTAATGTTTGTGGAACTGAAGTTTGAATTGATTTGCATACCCAAGATGATTGGAAATTCAGCGTGAGGTTTGGGAAAAGGGTAAGTGGCTCCCTTCTTGGGGTATATGACTATAGCACCGTGGACGGTGGCTCGATCCCACTGGCTGTGAGCATGCCACCATAGAGTCCCTTCCTCTGAGGAAAATATAATGGTTTGGGTAAACCTGGCTCCTGGTTGGATAGGACACTGTGTGATGTAATCAGGACCGTCCGACCATGGATTCCTCGGTTGCTTAACTCCATGCCTGAAATAGATGGTTCAGAATTGTAGAATCATATCACACATTTATGTAAAAGCCAGATGAGATTACATGCACTGTATAAAGTTGATTAATTACCAGTGGATGGTAATGTTACGATTTCCCTTGTTATAGATATCCACCACGATAGTATCTCCAGCGTGAACATACATCGTTTGTCCAGGAAATTGGCCGTTTACAGTCAAGATGTTTTTTGTGCTACACAGTCGTTTGTATGGAGTTTCTTCCACCTAAAATTGATTTTTACAACAAACAGAAGATATCAATTCATTAATATCTTTGAAATCActgatatatgtatatgcattaTAAGTTAATATACTATCACGGGAAAATGGAAGGGGATCatgttttaaattatattttgtaaaccaaattatATGAcaattgatgattggattaattttttaataatttaaaagaaGGAATCCAACTATCAACTACCACATCAtgtgatttacaaaatataatttaagtaaATGGTCTCTCGTGCAATTCATACACATGCATCAGAATTCAGAACTGAACTGGAGTTAATTACCACAAAAGTGTAACGAGGAGGCGAAGCTTGGCAATGGAAGTTGCCAACAGTAGACAATAACAAGCCCACTACA from Malus domestica chromosome 01, GDT2T_hap1 includes:
- the LOC103426514 gene encoding laccase-15-like; its protein translation is MPSSIRMKILISLKLVVGLLLSTVGNFHCQASPPRYTFVVEETPYKRLCSTKNILTVNGQFPGQTMYVHAGDTIVVDIYNKGNRNITIHWHGVKQPRNPWSDGPDYITQCPIQPGARFTQTIIFSSEEGTLWWHAHSQWDRATVHGAIVIYPKKGATYPFPKPHAEFPIILGEWWKEDIGQLYSEMIQSGGDANTSTAFLINGQPGDLYPCSKPDTFKLKVVSGETYLLRLINSVVQEMMFFAIANHKVTVVGSDASYTKPFSTDYVTISPGQTIDLLLNADQIPNNYYIAAKAYSAGAGVPYDNTTTTAILLYQGNSNSSPTSLPNIPSRNDTNASVHFTGKLKSLADKNHPIDVPHKITTHLLFTLSVNLLPCPNNSCAAPNGTRIAASVNNISFVNPTIDILQAYYYHVNGVYGTRFPNFPPLLFNFTAQHLPLYLLPAKRSTEVKILEYNSMVEIVFQGTNIVDGDDHPMHLHGFSFYVVGWGFGNFDKEKDPLTYNLVDPPLQNTIAVPKNGWTTIRFKADNPGVWFMHCHTDRHMSWGLVMTFIVKNGKDLGAQILPPPQGMPPC